A DNA window from Sphingomonas profundi contains the following coding sequences:
- a CDS encoding LytR/AlgR family response regulator transcription factor — protein sequence MTAEPAPLRTLVVDDEPLAVERLQILCARTPGIDLVGTASDGEAALRLVDALQPDLLLLDIAMPGLDGLGVATALAARAERGEGGGRPAIIFCTAFDQFAVAAFDVAAVDYLLKPVSAERLERSVARVGERLRAAPPPQPAAAPSPHADEFWVPHRSEMIRLAAIDIDRIDAERDYMRLHIGQRSFLLHQTISELERRLDPQLFIRLHRSTLVRRDFIAKLRHDGLGVWHADLRDGGEVRIGRTYLAAAKEMAGR from the coding sequence GTGACTGCTGAGCCGGCGCCGCTCCGCACGCTGGTGGTGGACGACGAGCCGCTCGCCGTCGAGCGTCTCCAGATCCTCTGCGCGCGGACGCCGGGCATCGATCTGGTCGGCACGGCGAGCGACGGGGAGGCGGCGCTGCGCCTCGTCGATGCTCTACAGCCGGACCTGCTGCTGCTCGACATCGCGATGCCGGGGCTCGACGGGCTGGGCGTGGCGACGGCGCTCGCCGCGCGCGCCGAGCGGGGCGAGGGCGGCGGGCGGCCGGCGATCATCTTCTGCACCGCGTTCGATCAGTTCGCCGTCGCCGCCTTCGACGTCGCGGCGGTCGACTATCTGCTGAAGCCGGTCTCCGCCGAGCGGCTGGAGCGATCCGTCGCGCGCGTCGGCGAGCGGCTGCGCGCGGCGCCGCCGCCGCAGCCGGCCGCGGCGCCCAGCCCCCACGCCGACGAGTTCTGGGTGCCGCACCGATCCGAGATGATCCGCCTCGCCGCCATCGACATCGACCGGATCGACGCCGAGCGCGACTATATGCGGCTGCATATCGGCCAGCGCAGCTTCCTGCTGCACCAGACGATCAGCGAGCTGGAGCGGCGGCTGGACCCGCAATTGTTCATCCGCCTCCACCGCTCCACCCTGGTCCGCCGCGATTTCATCGCCAAGCTGCGCCACGACGGCCTGGGCGTGTGGCATGCCGACCTGCGCGACGGCGGCGAGGTGCGGATCGGCCGGACCTATCTAGCGGCGGCCAAGGAGATGGCCGGCCGATAG
- a CDS encoding glycosyltransferase family A protein, whose translation MPETPPTDAPIAAAAPARTAPVAITAPDGGSQEGVLTLPDGWGAAPPLVSCTMISRGRIFPAALAIECYRRQTYPNRELVIVTAATDGALAAHVAALGDPTIRIDSVAEMPLGELRNAAVARSRGGILCTWDDDDLSDPQRIAFAVAALAPARAAASLLLRTLLWWPARGRLAITRRYGWEMTLAARRAALPIFPAIGPGEDTTVVNLMRGLHPLVLIDRPIDYLRVVGTNICPVDHFEWLFDTATETFADEAYEATLATLDRRMPVAAYRAGL comes from the coding sequence ATGCCCGAGACCCCGCCGACCGACGCGCCGATCGCCGCCGCGGCCCCCGCCCGCACCGCGCCCGTCGCGATCACGGCACCGGACGGCGGATCGCAGGAGGGGGTGCTCACCCTGCCGGACGGCTGGGGCGCCGCCCCACCGCTCGTCAGCTGCACCATGATCAGCCGCGGCCGCATCTTCCCCGCCGCGCTGGCGATCGAGTGCTACCGCCGCCAGACCTATCCGAACCGCGAGCTGGTGATCGTCACCGCCGCGACGGACGGCGCGCTCGCCGCCCACGTCGCCGCCCTCGGCGATCCCACGATCCGCATCGACAGCGTGGCGGAGATGCCGCTCGGCGAGCTGCGCAACGCCGCCGTGGCCCGCTCGCGCGGTGGCATCCTGTGCACCTGGGACGACGACGATCTCAGCGATCCGCAGCGCATCGCCTTCGCCGTCGCCGCGCTCGCCCCGGCCAGGGCCGCCGCCTCGCTGCTGCTGCGCACCCTGCTGTGGTGGCCGGCGCGCGGGCGCCTCGCCATTACCCGCCGCTACGGCTGGGAGATGACCCTGGCGGCGCGGCGGGCGGCGCTGCCCATCTTTCCCGCGATCGGCCCGGGCGAGGACACGACCGTCGTCAACCTGATGCGCGGCCTCCACCCGCTGGTGCTGATCGATCGCCCGATCGACTATCTCCGCGTCGTCGGCACGAACATCTGCCCCGTCGATCACTTCGAATGGCTGTTCGACACCGCGACGGAGACGTTCGCGGACGAGGCCTATGAGGCGACCCTGGCGACGCTCGACCGGCGGATGCCCGTCGCGGCCTATCGCGCCGGGCTATAG
- a CDS encoding GFA family protein has product MLTLACHCGLIRVRIDRRPDYIHECNCTLCSKTGARWGYFQPADVAVEGAARGYTRADKDDPGAEIGFCGRCGSTTHFTLTAGAVAKFGNGVMGVNMRLADERDLAGIELRFPDGRGWAGEGPFGYVRPASIIGEDAGLA; this is encoded by the coding sequence ATGCTGACGCTCGCTTGCCACTGCGGCCTGATCCGCGTGCGGATCGACCGGCGACCCGACTATATCCACGAGTGCAACTGCACCCTGTGCAGCAAAACGGGCGCGCGCTGGGGCTATTTCCAGCCGGCGGACGTGGCGGTCGAGGGCGCGGCGCGCGGCTATACCCGGGCGGACAAGGACGATCCCGGCGCGGAGATCGGCTTCTGCGGCCGGTGCGGCTCGACTACCCACTTCACCCTCACCGCCGGCGCCGTGGCGAAGTTCGGCAACGGGGTGATGGGCGTCAACATGCGGCTGGCCGACGAGCGCGACCTCGCCGGCATCGAGCTGCGCTTCCCCGACGGGCGGGGCTGGGCCGGCGAAGGCCCGTTCGGCTATGTGCGGCCCGCTTCCATCATCGGCGAGGATGCGGGCTTGGCGTGA